ataataatatctgaatttttattttgttttaattaatttactcaaatcGAAAATTTCTCCACCTTTATCCAAAGCATTTttctttactttactttaaattACGTGTTTCCGGTTTGTAGCGTCTGTTGATACTGATATCGCATACTGGCGTGCGTGATAATGATGACTGTATAAGGTTTGGTTCCTGCAGCAGCCACAGCGAAAATGGCAGACGCTCTTAGCAAAGTCTCCGACGTCGACATTGATCCAGAGGGAAAGTTTAAATACATATTAGTGAACATAAAGGTTAGAGGTGGAACGGAGCAAAAAGTGATCGTGAGGGGAACTAAAACAGCGGAGTACCACAGTAAGTGTGCACGCTTGCAAGTGCAATAACTTGACTGTCTGTCTCTGCAAGCCAGCGAGTTATATTTATCACTAACTTCAGTTTAGTAGTATTTATAAATCAACTGGTAACGTCCATGCTGTTCCTCACTGTTTATAGGCATTGAGGAAAAATAATGTAGGAAAATAACGTGGCTACATAAACGTTGGTAAAAATTATTGACAGTTATCATTGCATTGATTTTGTGGCTTGATTGAGATACTAGTTGTAGTAATGTTTAGTTGGAATACAAAATCTTGACAAAACTGAAACTCAAAATAAACATTATCATGGGTATTTATGGAGTGGTTCATTTTTCCACATCCTTCTCACTAAATCACGTTTTTATTCAGATCACATATTTGAAAAAGTGAATCCTGCTATGGAGGCCTTGGGACTGGAGTGTAGTTGTCTTGGTGGCGGCAAGATTGAGCACAACAATACAGAAAAGAAACTTAGGGTGTTTGGAGAGTCTACGGTAACACCCTTAACCTTTATTAAAACCAATTAATATTGTGACAAAATAAGGTTTTAGCAGGAGTTACATTAACAGCTGCAACAAATGCGGTTTCATAGAGGCACAAAAGATAGAAGTGGACATACTATACAGATACAAactcgattccaaaaaagttgggacactgtacaaattgtgaataaaaactatGCAGTGATGTGGAAGtctcaaatttcaatattttattcagaatacaacggATGACATCAACCGTTTAAACTCAGAAAAATTTATCTTTGTAAGggaaaaattaagttaaatttaaaatttcatggcataaACACATCTTAAAAAGTCAGAatccttctacgcagccatgatgttataattgatgcagtatgtggtctggcattgtcatgttggaaaatgaaagctcttccctgaaagagacgacgtctggaagggaacatatgttgttctagaacttggatacacttttcagcattgatggtgcctttccagatgtgtaagctgcccatgccacacacacaccatcaaagATGCAGGGTTCTGAacgagcgctgataacaacttgggttatcattgtcctctttagtccagatgacatggtgtcccagttttccaaaaagaacttcaaattggCCCAGAGATAAACGCCTGCGCTTCGGGAttgtttagatatggcttttttgacctatagagttttagccggcaacggcaactggcacagtggattgtgttcaccaacaatgttttctggaagtattccattacagtagcattcctgtatgggATGCAGTGCcttctaagggcccgaagatcaagggcatccagtatggttttctctccttgacccttatgcacagagattgttccagattctctgaatctttggatgatattatgcactgtagatgataacttcaaactctttgcatttTTACTCTGAGatactcctttctgatattgctccactatttttcacagcagcattgggggaattggtgattctctgcccatcttgacttcttgGACAcaatgccactctgagaggctctttttatacacaatcatgttgccaattgacctaatgagttgcaaattggtcctccagctgttccttctatgtacatttaacttttccggtctcttattgctacctgtcccaacttttttggaatgtgtaactctcatgaaatccaaaatgagccaatatttggcatgacatttcaaaatgtctcacttttatttgatatgttatctatattctattataaataaaatataagtttatgagatttgtaaatttattccattacttttttttactcacattttgtacagtgtcccaaattATTTGGAATCGGGTTTGAAGTTATCTTTATTTAAACAAGTTAATTACATAACAGCTCAGATGAAATCTCTTAATTATAAGGAAGGCCTTCAATATGTTTAAAATAGACTTGGTATGTAAAgagaacacatttaaaataagtgcaCAATTTTGAGCATGAATATTTCTGGGCCTTTCCTaactttttaagaaataaatgttaGGGATGTTCTTGGTGGTTTGAGTCAAAGTTTGCTTTTAAAGAGActtatcttttctttttctagGGATACGGGAAGGCTGACCATGCTGTCACAGTGGAAAAGCTCAAATCTGTCTTCAAAGACTATGAAATCATTATGGAATAAAATACTAATGTGatcacttgaaataaaattataggACATTAATATTTTGTTGAAGTACACAATTTGATAACACTTCAGCTATCCCTTATTTTCATTTGGATAAAAAATTAGGTTGATGAGATGGTAAATAAATGTTCTCTGATCTGTCAGCAGTGTCAAAGTTGAGATTAGATGGCTGACCTTGATAGCGAGGTCTAACTTGCACAGGAACTCTGCGTGTGTTTTACAGGGTGATAAACAATTCCAGTTTCCTGTCTCCATCATGGAATGTGTCTGTGTTAGAGACCAGGAACAGATAACAGAGTGTATGTATGATTAATGGTATGTATAATAAACTTGATAATGGACTTCATTAAGAAATTTGGCATTGAGATTCAAACATACACATTTTATGGATCCATATTTGGTAAGAAAACATTTAACTGAACCAGTCACTATGTTTTCACTATTACAATTAAATTGAAAAAGCTTATTATTGTGTAAAggcttacatttatataattatagtgcatatgcaaaatgtaatatgttatttaaatagcTAACTTAATATGGATCTTATTTTACAGATGGCTTGTGTTAAGAACATAAGTGATTTTTCCATCCTGTTTCTTAAGTTAAATTCTTTAGCAGTTTCCTCTAGCCTACCGTAAGACCCTGAATATGACCCTCATTGTCTATTTCCATTAAGAGGTTAAATGAGAGAGCTTACACAgcacaaaatactatttttacaataaatactgTATTCATTGTTCAATTAAAATTATCCTGAAAGGTGCCAGTGCCAAGTGTCTTGATTTTTAGCAGAGGCCTTCTCAAAAAGGAAAAAATGTTTGATAGCATTATACAGTGTCAATGCCACAGCTTCAGTagtaattcattttaattcaaggtaagcattatttttatttatttaaaaaaaaaaaaacaatgtagtaAGGCAGAACAATGAAAAGTGCTGTAATTTATTGCGTTTTAATTTCCCTGTGAATTTATAGTGCACATTTATAGTGTCTATTTGAACATAATGGGGATGTATTTGGAAGTTCCTGTTGATGTTAAACCCCATCATAACCTTCTGTTAATAGGCTTTCATTTTCCTTAGCATGTGTTTGGCACAAGCATTTGCACTTACCGTCAAGGATGTTAAAAGAAACAACTgataatttcactttgaattcGAGAGGTGTGGCGTATAGTTGAACACAATATTGGCAGCCAGCGTATGTTTCCAGATAGTATTCTGGTAATGACTTTGATGAGTGTAGGAAGGTGTAGTCCCTGTTCCTGCACTCACTTACAGGaactagggatgggcattcgattaaattttcttagtcgatcgtcgggagaattaacgatcgactgtcgattaatcattaatatttttataatataattaattattaaatttttataataaacaaatgcaatgaataaaaaaatacagcgtgtttttcctctgtgagacctttattacaagattaacttgtggcagacagttaaactacgttcaggcaaaccgaacatatatccgcgtgcatatgcagtgctctaaagcagTGGAACCTGCAGCTGCGAGCCGGCGTTCTTAAACAGAGACCTCATttgttccaaaataataataataataataataataaaagaatcatgttaaacaataacatataaaacattataatacttagatctgacagattttgtcaaaatgtaactcaAAACTATCCAAGCCAGAAGAAAAGGCCAGATATTAGCCTTCCTAACAATTACGCTAACTTAACAAATTATGCTACTTAAAGCCTCATGAAAAATAACCAACTTTAGTAACTAGCATACAACTTCTGCACGAGTCTACGGATTTTTGTTGAGAAATACCGTATAAGCATGTTGACATGATCTGGTGTCAGACGCGACCGCAACCTGGTGACCATCAGACCAGCCGCCGAAAACACCCGCTCTGAGGGAACTGACGTTGCCGGGATACacaggtacatcatttgagtcCTGGCCGTTTTGTACTTATACACGgcatcgcaatgtttgcagttaactagttcactttttaaatcaaaatggtcccacgccacacttcgccgtggcatcttcatgattattcttttgaaatcaaaacggaagatcacagataaccgagtagggtgtcaaatattgcaccctggtggtaaaatatttaattgctgccacacagtgaaattcatttaattgcttcAAGACTCGCACTACGCAACGCAGCCTGCATtagaaaaaaatgctttagattaatcgataacaaattaacatgatcgaAGAAATTCTTAATgatcaattatcgatcgtcgattaatcatgcccatccctaaCAGGAACTGCACTCACTTACAGTATTTTCATTCATCTAAATGTATACTGTAGTCAATCAGTCTTCATCACAATTTAAGATGATTATGAGGACGTTGAAGATGTgtagccatttaaaaaaaaaaaaaaaatttcgtggtggtggtggtggagaCAAGAGCATATCAGATACTAACAATGTAAGAAATATTCTTAATATCACTATCCCCAACATAAAACCAAATACTTTATATATTAGAACAGAAACACTTAAATGTTTTCcttggttttttttattttttataatttacttttGCTTATTTTGCGGAGCTCAATGAGTGAACTTCAGTGCGTTTGAGGCATTTTTGATTCTGTGATTAGGATGGTCCACATAGAAATTAAGCTTGTTTTGGGGTGGGCGGGGACAGTATTCATGACACTATAAAATAGTGCTACAACACCTTACTGCAGTGTGGCTGTGTGGTAATTTGGTGGCTGTAATAATGGGGCTTATGAACTGTGTGCTTGAGCTTTTAGCGCTGGTTGCATTTGATCATGTGTACAGTGCCAGGCCAATGGCTCAAGTGATTCAGCCCCGGGTGTTTCAGCCTCGGGTGCTGAGTCAAGATCCTCAAACAGTTGATTGTCCACTTGGGGAGCAATTGAATTCAATCCAAAGTTCTAATGGAGTTCAATCTCCGAAGCCCCAGCTAGCCCCGGTTACTTCAAATCTGGCCCCTTTGAGTATTCAGTCCAAACAAGAATTGCTGGGCCCAGTCAGGGAGCTGGCTTGGAAGTTCCCAAAGGTCCAAGAAGAGCCAGTACAGCCAGATTTTAACTTTGAGTTGCAGCAGCCTAGGCCTTCTGACAGTGTAGCAGTCCAGTGTTGGGAAAATAGGGTGCATGTGGAAGTGAAGCAGGACTTCTTTTGTAATGGGCAGCTGCTTGAGCCCTCTCTTTTATCTCTAGGGGGCTGTGGTGTGGAGAGTGTGGATGCAACTGCCAGAGTCCTGATCTTTCACTCTGCGCTTCAGGAGTGTGGTAGTCAGCTTTTGGTCTGTCTTCTGGCTTCTTAAATTTGCTCATTGCCGAAGTCCTGCATATTCAGCAGCTTCTAAATGTATTCTCTTGCAGGTGACTGAGAATGAGCTTGTATATACCTTTACCCTTGATTATAGACCAGCTACACTACAAGGCACCCCGATTTTAAGGTCCAGTGGTGCTACAGTTGGTATTGAATGCCACTACCCCAGGTCAATTCTTTATTTGTGTTACTAGTGTAACTTCACAATTCAAGCCTTCTTGACATAAGTATTTCATTACAGGAGACACAATGTGAGTAATGAAGTGCAGCCAGCTTGGATCCCATATGCATCTACCCAGATTGCAGAGGACATTCTTGTTTTCTCCCTGAAGATCATGACTGGTTTGTTTCCTTTTATGTATCGGAAGTATTTTCATCAGTA
The sequence above is a segment of the Carassius gibelio isolate Cgi1373 ecotype wild population from Czech Republic chromosome A20, carGib1.2-hapl.c, whole genome shotgun sequence genome. Coding sequences within it:
- the LOC127938880 gene encoding zona pellucida sperm-binding protein 3 isoform X2 translates to MGLMNCVLELLALVAFDHVYSARPMAQVIQPRVFQPRVLSQDPQTVDCPLGEQLNSIQSSNGVQSPKPQLAPVTSNLAPLSIQSKQELLGPVRELAWKFPKVQEEPVQPDFNFELQQPRPSDSVAVQCWENRVHVEVKQDFFCNGQLLEPSLLSLGGCGVESVDATARVLIFHSALQECGSQLLVTENELVYTFTLDYRPATLQGTPILRSSGATVGIECHYPRRHNVSNEVQPAWIPYASTQIAEDILVFSLKIMTDVLNIQASVKQYNHIPLRIFVDSCVATKGPDVKSAPKYSFIEHHGCLTDAKYTGSISKFLPRVHDDKLQFQLEAFRFQQESSGAIYITCLLKASAASVQVNENHKACSFSADGWVSSDGRDEVCGCCDTSCGLTTDSVLSEVPGFQWEARAQVGPLQVRENQLQAKNVI
- the LOC127938880 gene encoding zona pellucida sperm-binding protein 3 isoform X1, whose translation is MGLMNCVLELLALVAFDHVYSARPMAQVIQPRVFQPRVLSQDPQTVDCPLGEQLNSIQSSNGVQSPKPQLAPVTSNLAPLSIQSKQELLGPVRELAWKFPKVQEEPVQPDFNFELQQPRPSDSVAVQCWENRVHVEVKQDFFCNGQLLEPSLLSLGGCGVESVDATARVLIFHSALQECGSQLLVTENELVYTFTLDYRPATLQGTPILRSSGATVGIECHYPRRHNVSNEVQPAWIPYASTQIAEDILVFSLKIMTDDWMFERPSAVFFLGDVLNIQASVKQYNHIPLRIFVDSCVATKGPDVKSAPKYSFIEHHGCLTDAKYTGSISKFLPRVHDDKLQFQLEAFRFQQESSGAIYITCLLKASAASVQVNENHKACSFSADGWVSSDGRDEVCGCCDTSCGLTTDSVLSEVPGFQWEARAQVGPLQVRENQLQAKNVI
- the si:dkey-51e6.1 gene encoding 14 kDa phosphohistidine phosphatase; its protein translation is MADALSKVSDVDIDPEGKFKYILVNIKVRGGTEQKVIVRGTKTAEYHNHIFEKVNPAMEALGLECSCLGGGKIEHNNTEKKLRVFGESTGYGKADHAVTVEKLKSVFKDYEIIME